One window from the genome of Oceanisphaera sp. IT1-181 encodes:
- a CDS encoding Lin0512 family protein: MAKTRLVHQFGMGTSIRSLDYTEACARAIRDALWHNSLNVADAFGFPRDAMLIDVELGVQQPEQVDIQALLGIFPYGKPQITVTKGGLDIDKPDGSGTCVIANAAIIVSFDMEPNHD, from the coding sequence ATGGCAAAGACTCGTTTAGTGCACCAGTTTGGCATGGGCACCTCCATTCGCAGCCTCGATTACACCGAAGCCTGCGCCCGAGCCATTCGCGATGCGTTATGGCATAACTCTCTGAATGTCGCCGACGCTTTCGGCTTTCCTCGCGACGCCATGTTGATTGACGTTGAGCTCGGCGTACAACAACCTGAACAAGTGGACATTCAGGCGCTACTGGGCATCTTTCCCTATGGCAAACCACAAATCACAGTGACCAAAGGCGGGTTAGATATCGACAAACCCGATGGCAGTGGTACTTGCGTCATCGCTAATGCTGCGATTATTGTTTCCTTCGATATGGAGCCCAATCATGACTGA
- a CDS encoding cobaltochelatase CobT-related protein, with translation MSNLAQQQARRQQRVEELCAASIRALSGHPDLHFRGKMLYQGERSLPMHAPHHRIDTAVASFADCRAAADGMALRLMYSDTKLHRTHCPPKPVARLVFELLEQLRVEALVPAQLTGIAANVEDRFVRWSQDFYRSGHTESNSGILLYTVAQMCWSRLNARQVLEETEDFIESTRFSLASSMGTALSGLRRNRHQQVAFIPHALAIAELVDSIIEAQRAEQGTDDDNSNDEDQDVQSGFALLLDFDQDGDDSDGFATARSGASRAYGENQQGYQVYTSAYDREVKATSLVRAAQLEEYRERLDKGISEQGVNIQRLARQLAAILATPQRDGWLYGEEEGRIDGRRLAQLVSSPTERRLFYQERQRPVADCVVSILIDCSGSMRHQIEPIAMLADCLIRALDMIGASSELLGFTTNTWNGGKPYKEWMRQGRPPYPGRLNETCHLVFKEANRGWRRSRRDIAALLKGDLFREGVDGEAVDWACNRLLACSEARKILIVISDGSPADSATNLTNDAYYLDNHLKEVLARRERQNEVDILGLGVGLDLSPFYRHCLATDMSQALDSHLFDEIVQLIGHRKRR, from the coding sequence ATGAGCAATCTAGCCCAGCAACAGGCCCGCCGCCAGCAACGGGTTGAAGAGCTGTGCGCCGCCTCCATACGAGCCCTTAGTGGTCACCCGGATCTGCATTTTCGTGGCAAAATGCTGTATCAGGGCGAGCGCAGTCTACCCATGCATGCGCCCCATCATCGCATCGATACCGCCGTAGCTTCTTTTGCCGATTGCCGTGCCGCAGCGGATGGCATGGCTTTGCGTCTAATGTACAGCGATACCAAATTACATCGAACGCACTGCCCGCCCAAACCCGTTGCGCGGCTGGTATTCGAGCTGCTAGAGCAATTGCGCGTCGAGGCATTGGTACCTGCACAACTCACTGGCATAGCCGCCAACGTGGAAGATCGTTTTGTGCGTTGGTCCCAAGACTTTTACCGCTCCGGTCACACCGAGAGCAACAGCGGTATTCTTTTATACACGGTCGCGCAAATGTGTTGGTCACGGCTTAATGCCCGCCAGGTGCTAGAGGAAACGGAAGATTTTATCGAAAGTACCCGTTTTTCGCTGGCTTCTTCGATGGGAACAGCGCTGTCGGGGCTACGCCGAAATCGACATCAACAAGTGGCATTTATTCCTCACGCGCTGGCTATTGCCGAGCTGGTGGACAGTATTATAGAAGCCCAACGTGCTGAGCAAGGCACAGACGATGACAACAGCAACGACGAAGACCAAGACGTACAATCAGGCTTTGCTCTGCTATTAGATTTTGATCAGGACGGTGATGACAGTGACGGCTTTGCCACTGCGCGCAGTGGTGCCAGCAGAGCTTATGGCGAGAACCAACAGGGCTATCAAGTATATACCTCCGCTTACGACCGCGAAGTAAAAGCCACCAGTTTGGTACGTGCGGCGCAACTGGAAGAATATCGAGAGCGCCTAGATAAAGGCATTAGCGAACAGGGCGTAAATATCCAGCGGCTGGCACGCCAGCTCGCTGCGATATTAGCGACTCCCCAACGTGATGGCTGGCTATACGGCGAGGAAGAGGGCCGCATTGATGGTCGCCGCTTGGCGCAACTGGTAAGCTCGCCCACCGAACGGCGTCTATTCTATCAGGAGCGTCAACGACCCGTTGCCGATTGCGTGGTCAGCATCTTGATTGACTGCTCAGGATCCATGCGCCACCAGATTGAGCCCATTGCCATGCTGGCTGATTGCTTGATCCGCGCCCTAGATATGATAGGTGCCAGCAGCGAACTACTGGGCTTTACCACCAACACTTGGAACGGCGGTAAACCTTATAAAGAGTGGATGCGCCAAGGCCGGCCACCCTATCCCGGCCGGCTCAATGAAACGTGCCACCTGGTGTTTAAGGAGGCTAATCGTGGCTGGCGTCGCTCTCGTCGTGATATTGCCGCCCTACTCAAAGGCGATCTATTTCGTGAAGGTGTTGATGGTGAGGCTGTAGACTGGGCCTGCAACCGTTTGCTAGCGTGCAGTGAAGCCCGAAAAATCCTCATTGTGATTTCCGATGGCAGTCCGGCAGACAGCGCTACCAACCTAACCAACGACGCTTATTACCTTGATAACCACCTGAAAGAGGTGCTCGCCCGCCGCGAACGCCAAAATGAAGTTGATATTTTGGGGTTAGGTGTGGGCCTAGATTTGAGCCCGTTTTATCGTCACTGTCTGGCTACCGATATGTCACAAGCGCTAGACAGTCATCTATTTGATGAAATCGTACAGTTGATTGGCCACCGTAAACGCCGTTAA
- a CDS encoding TRAP transporter small permease yields MKKNLFKFIDNIENYLCQLLLVVFVILLFLQIVLRNIFSYSIPWGDELATYAFVWFAYLGAAYATKMSAHNRVTFQFKFFPPWVETFCGVLTDLIWIGFNAFFVYLSYDFVFNKMNLFWKSQTMGVPMKYFYFILPIAFTAMTLRIIQNNYLHFVKKVDLIDPEAKALDEMTKSEAARENNQSMGEK; encoded by the coding sequence ATGAAAAAAAATCTGTTCAAATTCATCGATAATATCGAGAACTATCTTTGTCAGCTGCTCTTGGTGGTCTTTGTTATTTTATTGTTCCTCCAGATTGTGCTGAGAAATATATTCAGCTATTCAATACCGTGGGGAGATGAGCTGGCGACCTATGCTTTTGTCTGGTTTGCTTATTTGGGGGCTGCGTATGCCACAAAGATGTCCGCTCATAATCGAGTTACCTTCCAATTTAAGTTTTTCCCCCCTTGGGTAGAGACTTTTTGCGGTGTACTCACTGATCTTATCTGGATTGGCTTTAACGCATTTTTTGTCTATTTAAGTTACGACTTCGTATTCAATAAAATGAATTTGTTCTGGAAGTCCCAAACCATGGGCGTTCCAATGAAATACTTCTACTTTATTCTGCCCATTGCCTTCACTGCTATGACGCTACGCATTATTCAGAATAATTATCTGCATTTTGTGAAGAAGGTAGACCTTATCGATCCTGAGGCTAAAGCCCTCGATGAGATGACCAAAAGTGAAGCCGCACGCGAAAATAACCAGTCCATGGGGGAAAAATAA
- a CDS encoding nuclear transport factor 2 family protein, with product MSQPTVAFLQAFGDALNRHDIDALLDMMTDDCVFNGVAGNELHGTSFVGPDAVRQGLSTAWKNAPDACWVDGEYYVIGDKGFMETTYKGTTADGLRTEARMIDVLTFRDGKIAIKNAFRKNRPPVNA from the coding sequence ATGAGCCAACCTACTGTTGCTTTTCTTCAAGCTTTCGGCGATGCCCTCAACCGTCATGATATTGATGCGCTGTTAGACATGATGACCGACGATTGTGTGTTTAACGGCGTGGCCGGCAATGAGTTGCATGGTACTAGCTTTGTGGGACCCGATGCGGTGCGCCAAGGTCTTTCTACCGCGTGGAAAAATGCGCCGGACGCCTGCTGGGTAGATGGAGAATATTATGTGATTGGTGACAAAGGATTTATGGAAACCACCTATAAAGGCACCACAGCTGACGGCTTGCGTACCGAAGCGCGCATGATCGATGTATTAACATTTCGCGATGGAAAAATAGCCATTAAGAATGCTTTCCGCAAGAATCGCCCGCCTGTTAACGCTTGA
- a CDS encoding TRAP transporter substrate-binding protein: MRTYKLALPAIVSAACLALSANAMAETWKMAIGDSAGGTQYELGENFAEEMEKRTDGKIKVNLFANSQLGSEEDTINNASMGLLDLSILAINNITPFSPTVGVLTLPYVIHGAEDAKLLTQGDVGKELTENTIRDAGVRIVGWAYSGCRRLTNSVRPVSSPADLKGMVIRVPKNEIMMSSYQAWGVNPNPMAWSETFTALQQGVVHGQDNPYITIDAMKFYEVQKYITDSCYVFSLEPLVIGEGKFQSLSPDMQTTVLEAGKAATDHSYDYLLAQEAGIKKSLVEEHGMTITEPADNESEWIAKASTIWPKFYKSIGGKDKLDNVLQVLGREPAPEK; encoded by the coding sequence ATGCGTACATATAAATTAGCACTTCCTGCCATTGTTTCAGCGGCCTGTCTGGCACTAAGCGCCAATGCTATGGCTGAAACCTGGAAAATGGCCATTGGTGATTCTGCGGGTGGAACCCAGTATGAACTTGGAGAAAACTTTGCCGAGGAGATGGAGAAACGTACCGACGGTAAGATCAAAGTTAACTTATTCGCCAACAGCCAATTGGGTAGTGAGGAAGATACCATTAATAATGCCAGCATGGGATTGCTTGACCTTTCTATTTTGGCCATTAATAACATCACACCATTCTCGCCTACGGTAGGCGTTTTGACCTTACCTTACGTTATTCACGGAGCGGAAGATGCCAAACTTCTGACTCAAGGTGATGTCGGCAAAGAACTAACGGAAAACACCATTCGTGATGCTGGCGTACGTATTGTGGGCTGGGCTTACTCGGGTTGTCGCCGACTGACCAACTCGGTCAGGCCAGTGTCATCCCCAGCAGATCTCAAAGGTATGGTCATTCGAGTACCGAAGAACGAAATTATGATGTCCTCTTATCAGGCCTGGGGTGTTAACCCTAACCCGATGGCTTGGTCTGAAACCTTTACTGCATTGCAACAGGGTGTGGTACATGGCCAAGACAACCCCTACATCACCATTGATGCGATGAAGTTCTACGAAGTTCAGAAATATATTACCGATAGTTGTTACGTGTTTTCACTGGAGCCGCTAGTCATAGGTGAAGGTAAATTTCAGAGCCTGAGTCCAGACATGCAAACCACAGTGCTTGAAGCCGGTAAGGCTGCCACTGACCACAGCTATGATTATTTGCTGGCCCAAGAGGCAGGGATCAAAAAGAGTCTGGTAGAAGAGCATGGCATGACGATTACCGAGCCTGCCGATAATGAAAGCGAGTGGATTGCGAAAGCCTCTACTATTTGGCCAAAATTTTATAAGAGCATCGGCGGCAAAGACAAGTTAGATAACGTATTACAAGTTCTAGGCCGTGAGCCGGCACCGGAAAAGTAA
- a CDS encoding universal stress protein, with the protein MTKKINRILCSIGMRGNCDNVIEHGINLALATDSSLNILHVVKSLAEDVMNTLKVNIRDRDVLGSLMEQRIEQSRDKLAAELEAFWVRFPKMREAMKDREITLTVLEGDPASVITHFANIGKFDLIVMAANKRSYIATYAGRVTKGVIKRAKVPVVVVPVARP; encoded by the coding sequence ATGACGAAGAAGATCAACCGTATTTTATGCAGTATCGGCATGCGGGGTAATTGCGATAACGTCATTGAACATGGCATCAATCTCGCGTTGGCCACAGATTCCAGCCTGAATATTCTGCACGTGGTTAAATCATTGGCAGAGGATGTGATGAATACCCTGAAAGTGAATATCCGGGATCGCGATGTGCTCGGTTCACTCATGGAGCAGCGTATCGAGCAATCCCGCGACAAGTTAGCCGCGGAGCTGGAGGCCTTTTGGGTGCGATTCCCCAAGATGCGTGAGGCGATGAAGGATCGCGAGATCACGCTAACGGTCTTGGAAGGAGATCCCGCATCAGTGATCACTCATTTTGCCAATATCGGTAAGTTCGATTTGATTGTGATGGCGGCCAATAAACGCAGTTATATTGCGACGTACGCCGGCAGGGTCACCAAGGGCGTGATCAAACGAGCCAAAGTCCCAGTAGTGGTTGTTCCGGTTGCGCGGCCATAG
- a CDS encoding FAD-binding oxidoreductase, producing METVDLNNQAGVDTEQRTAPLKPYDPTYDPLTSETPGQGRDYAPTYWIGTAGEPPADDGPVQGDMDVDVVIVGAGFTGLTAAIFLAENYGIKATVLEANRTSWGCSTRNGGQAQCATGRLKRSQWIDRYGLDIAHKLHQECLDGMANFKELIKDIDCEPQPGGHLYIAHRDRQMPILEKEAKLLRETFNYDAQIMDADTVKRDWFGDQEAVGAMHEPEGIGIHAGKLAFGYHRKARALGVKIHPASPVQSWETRGGVHYLTTPGGVVKARSVGMATGGYTSQGLHSQLKNRLLPVLSNSIVTRPLTDEEIAACNMHTRQVITDTRILRHYYRLLPDNRLQIGSRSAITGRDAPQEKYKNMLISDMHRKFPLLQGVKIDYSWWGWVDVSHDMMPRIFQPDPKETVYYALGYGGNGVMYSAQAGKRLAQLIAGDKIDMSLPIFNSKLPFPNVKEMVESQAFAPFRRLGQSVLYRWYSHQDERP from the coding sequence ATGGAAACTGTAGATTTGAACAATCAAGCCGGTGTAGATACTGAACAGCGCACCGCGCCGTTGAAGCCTTACGATCCCACTTACGATCCGCTTACCAGCGAGACGCCGGGTCAGGGGCGTGACTATGCACCAACATATTGGATTGGCACTGCAGGTGAGCCACCCGCAGATGACGGTCCGGTGCAAGGTGATATGGACGTAGATGTCGTGATTGTTGGTGCTGGCTTTACTGGGCTGACGGCTGCCATTTTCTTAGCAGAAAACTACGGCATTAAAGCCACTGTGTTGGAAGCGAATCGCACTAGTTGGGGTTGTTCTACCCGTAACGGCGGGCAAGCACAGTGTGCGACAGGCCGGCTAAAACGTTCACAGTGGATTGACCGTTATGGTTTGGATATTGCGCATAAACTGCATCAAGAATGTCTTGATGGCATGGCAAACTTTAAAGAGCTGATCAAAGATATTGATTGTGAACCGCAGCCCGGTGGCCACTTATATATAGCGCACCGCGATCGACAGATGCCAATCTTGGAAAAAGAAGCAAAACTACTGCGTGAAACCTTCAATTACGATGCGCAGATTATGGATGCCGATACGGTTAAGCGTGATTGGTTTGGCGACCAAGAAGCGGTTGGCGCCATGCATGAACCAGAGGGAATCGGTATTCACGCCGGTAAGTTGGCCTTCGGCTATCATCGTAAAGCGCGGGCTTTGGGGGTAAAAATTCACCCTGCCAGTCCGGTGCAGAGTTGGGAAACGCGCGGCGGCGTGCATTATTTGACGACGCCTGGAGGTGTGGTGAAAGCGCGTTCAGTCGGGATGGCGACCGGTGGTTACACCTCTCAAGGTTTGCACTCTCAGTTAAAAAACCGTCTGCTGCCCGTGTTATCTAATTCTATTGTGACTCGTCCACTGACCGATGAAGAAATTGCAGCTTGTAATATGCACACGCGACAGGTGATTACCGATACCCGGATCTTACGCCATTATTATCGGTTGTTACCCGACAATCGGTTGCAGATCGGCAGTCGCAGCGCCATTACCGGCCGCGATGCTCCGCAGGAAAAGTACAAGAATATGCTGATCAGCGATATGCATCGTAAATTTCCGTTGCTGCAGGGAGTGAAGATCGACTATTCGTGGTGGGGATGGGTGGATGTCAGTCACGATATGATGCCGCGAATTTTTCAACCCGATCCGAAAGAAACGGTGTATTACGCACTGGGTTACGGCGGTAACGGTGTTATGTACTCGGCGCAGGCGGGTAAGCGTTTAGCCCAGCTGATTGCGGGTGATAAAATAGACATGAGTCTGCCTATTTTCAACTCTAAACTACCTTTCCCCAATGTGAAGGAAATGGTCGAGTCTCAAGCCTTTGCGCCGTTTCGTCGATTGGGTCAGAGCGTCTTGTATCGCTGGTACAGCCACCAAGACGAGCGACCATAA
- a CDS encoding AAA family ATPase — translation MTDLLGSQQPDTLRSVRELFGIDSDLEVPAFSERNEYVPDIDEAYRFNPDVTLAILAGFTRNRRVMVQGLHGTGKSTHIEQVAARLNWPCLRVNLDGHISRLDLVGKDTIVVRDGVQVTEFQEGIVPWSLQRPIALIFDEYDAGRPDVMFVIQRILERDGSFSLLDQNRVIQPHPSFRLFATANTVGLGNMSGMYQGTQVLNHAQIDRWNIVAKLDYLSAKEEAAIVLARVPEKNTEQGRKLIDRMVSVADLTRKGFAAGDISTLMSPRTVITWAENCEIFRNSAVAFRLSFLNKCDDAERQIVAEYYQRCFDEELDESWFRESLSI, via the coding sequence ATGACAGATTTGCTAGGTAGCCAACAGCCCGACACCCTACGCTCGGTACGTGAACTCTTCGGTATCGACAGTGACTTAGAGGTGCCGGCTTTCAGCGAGCGGAATGAGTATGTTCCTGATATTGACGAGGCCTATCGCTTTAACCCAGACGTTACCTTGGCTATTCTCGCCGGCTTTACCCGTAACCGCCGGGTGATGGTTCAGGGTCTACACGGCACCGGTAAATCCACTCATATCGAACAAGTCGCGGCGCGCTTAAACTGGCCTTGCTTACGAGTCAATCTAGACGGTCATATCAGTCGTCTTGATCTGGTTGGCAAAGATACGATTGTGGTCAGAGACGGTGTTCAGGTCACAGAGTTCCAAGAAGGCATTGTGCCTTGGTCGCTGCAGCGCCCAATCGCGCTAATTTTTGATGAATACGACGCTGGCCGACCTGATGTTATGTTTGTTATTCAACGTATTCTGGAGCGTGATGGCAGTTTTTCGCTACTGGACCAAAACCGCGTCATTCAGCCACACCCCAGTTTTCGTTTATTCGCCACCGCCAACACCGTCGGCTTGGGTAACATGTCTGGCATGTACCAAGGCACTCAGGTGCTGAACCATGCCCAAATTGACCGCTGGAATATTGTGGCAAAACTGGATTATCTGAGCGCCAAAGAAGAGGCGGCGATCGTACTGGCCCGGGTGCCGGAAAAAAATACCGAACAAGGCCGTAAGCTGATTGATAGGATGGTGAGCGTGGCGGACTTAACGCGCAAAGGCTTTGCCGCCGGTGACATTTCCACGCTGATGTCGCCCCGCACCGTGATTACGTGGGCCGAAAACTGTGAGATTTTCCGTAACTCAGCGGTGGCCTTCAGGCTGTCATTCCTAAACAAATGCGACGATGCCGAACGCCAGATTGTGGCCGAATATTATCAACGCTGCTTTGATGAAGAACTGGACGAATCTTGGTTCAGGGAGTCACTTAGCATATGA
- a CDS encoding TRAP transporter large permease codes for MESTLIYVLFGAFFLLLVLGAPIAVSLAVAALATYLALGENPLAFVQMAFTSVGAFPLMALPAFILAGALMEAAGISKRLVDIAEAFAGPMTGGLGAATIFACMFFGAISGSGPATTAAVGMLMIPAMANRGYNKGYASAVTASSGGLGVVIPPSIPMVIFGISGMGLQPPPEAVALHGSFQTLSIPKLFIAGVVPGIVMASFLLLVNYVISRKKGYRGLSDSWSFSDIKTALRKGFWSMLAPIIILGGIYTGLFTPTESAIVAIVYTLIVGVFLHKELLLKSALRTLETTTWITGRVLLILFTATVFGRLLVENRIPAIIADSMLGFTDNTYLIWAMIIFFLLFVGMFMETLAAIMILTPVLLPIMYMLGMDPVHVGIVVVCSLAIGFQTPPLGENLFVASGIGGASIEEISIKALPFAAASITAVFVIAYFPQLSLWLPSLMGY; via the coding sequence ATGGAATCCACACTAATCTACGTCCTGTTCGGTGCGTTTTTCTTGCTGCTGGTGTTGGGTGCTCCCATCGCTGTCTCCTTAGCTGTGGCAGCTCTGGCAACCTATCTGGCCCTAGGTGAAAACCCACTGGCTTTTGTACAAATGGCCTTTACATCAGTGGGCGCTTTTCCATTAATGGCACTGCCTGCTTTTATTCTGGCGGGGGCCTTGATGGAAGCAGCCGGTATATCTAAACGGCTGGTGGACATCGCTGAGGCGTTTGCGGGCCCCATGACCGGTGGCCTAGGTGCGGCAACCATATTTGCCTGTATGTTCTTCGGCGCTATTTCTGGCTCCGGCCCTGCCACCACTGCTGCAGTAGGGATGCTGATGATCCCCGCGATGGCGAATCGCGGTTATAACAAAGGCTATGCGTCTGCGGTTACTGCTTCTTCGGGGGGATTGGGGGTGGTGATTCCGCCGTCAATACCGATGGTTATCTTTGGTATTTCTGGAATGGGTTTGCAGCCACCACCGGAAGCCGTGGCTTTGCACGGTAGCTTCCAGACGTTGTCTATCCCTAAATTATTTATTGCCGGTGTGGTACCGGGTATTGTTATGGCCAGTTTTCTGCTGCTCGTTAACTACGTTATTTCGCGCAAGAAAGGCTACCGAGGGCTGAGTGATAGCTGGTCCTTTAGTGACATTAAGACCGCGCTGCGCAAAGGCTTCTGGTCTATGTTGGCCCCAATTATCATTCTTGGCGGTATCTACACTGGACTGTTTACACCTACCGAGTCGGCCATTGTGGCTATTGTGTACACGCTAATTGTGGGTGTCTTCCTGCATAAAGAACTGCTGCTGAAGTCGGCGTTACGAACGTTGGAAACCACCACTTGGATTACCGGACGGGTGTTACTGATTTTGTTTACTGCGACCGTCTTTGGCCGCCTGCTGGTGGAGAACCGGATACCGGCGATCATTGCGGATTCCATGCTGGGCTTTACCGATAACACCTACCTTATCTGGGCGATGATCATCTTTTTCCTGCTCTTCGTCGGCATGTTCATGGAAACACTGGCCGCGATCATGATTTTGACCCCGGTACTGCTGCCCATTATGTACATGTTGGGTATGGATCCTGTGCATGTGGGCATTGTGGTGGTGTGCTCGTTAGCTATCGGTTTCCAGACGCCGCCATTGGGTGAAAACCTATTTGTGGCCTCGGGGATCGGGGGGGCCTCGATAGAAGAAATATCGATTAAAGCGCTCCCGTTCGCAGCAGCATCCATTACGGCGGTGTTTGTTATCGCCTACTTCCCGCAATTGTCACTGTGGTTACCTTCCCTCATGGGCTACTGA
- a CDS encoding Lin0512 family protein: MTEQRIILEMGSGNSLYREDYTEAACRAVQDALRHSSIVLFKSLGYEHSQMRVQVTIGVQRPDQVDCATVAATLPRGRAEVTAVHGGLNVHDSDNNNTHVIATAAVAAFLPIKAGAWKLSSPNS, from the coding sequence ATGACTGAACAACGCATTATTTTGGAGATGGGGAGTGGTAATTCGCTGTACCGAGAAGACTACACTGAAGCCGCTTGTCGTGCGGTACAAGATGCGCTGCGCCACTCATCAATCGTGCTTTTCAAATCATTGGGCTATGAACACAGTCAGATGCGGGTGCAAGTAACGATTGGCGTGCAACGACCCGATCAAGTAGATTGCGCCACCGTTGCCGCTACCCTGCCTCGCGGCCGTGCTGAAGTAACCGCGGTGCACGGTGGTCTGAATGTTCATGACTCTGATAACAACAATACCCACGTTATCGCTACCGCAGCGGTTGCCGCGTTTCTGCCGATTAAAGCTGGTGCATGGAAACTGTCGTCACCCAACAGCTAA
- a CDS encoding PLP-dependent aminotransferase family protein, with protein MLLFHLDPNLTETLQRQLREKIANAILDGQIPLDKALPSSRKLANELKIARNTVVLAYEQLLDDGYLIAKSRSGYFVNADILQGHAKKQIRLNDIDAKPMSWETLLTVRPSLQQNIRKPKDWYNYDYPFLYGQLDPALFPTQHWRECSRDSMNVRAIRTWSVDHFDEDDPLLIEQIRTRLLPRRGVWAKPEEILITVGTQQALWMVAQLLLKPGRRFAMENPGYVDMYNIASLLTEDIQLQPVDDQGMQIDDSLSECQLVYVTPSHQSPTTVTMPLERRRQLLDLAEKDNFLIIEDDYNSEINYESNPTPALKSLDRHERVIYVGSLSKTLAPGLRLGYMVAHPKLIREVRAIRRLMLRHPPTNNQHTLALFIERGYHDVLLRQIHRALKQRWECMSKALQTHLPQFSTHSNIGGTSFWLKAPAGLDFRKLQALARKQSILIECGDIHHFDKSCSAHLRLGFSAIQAEKIEPGLERLARLVPLAMRER; from the coding sequence ATGCTCCTTTTTCATCTAGACCCTAATCTGACCGAAACTCTGCAACGCCAGTTGCGCGAGAAAATAGCCAATGCCATTCTCGACGGGCAGATCCCTCTGGATAAAGCGCTGCCCTCCAGCCGCAAACTCGCTAATGAATTAAAAATCGCGCGTAACACCGTAGTTCTGGCCTACGAACAGTTACTTGATGACGGCTATCTGATTGCGAAAAGTCGCAGCGGTTATTTCGTCAACGCAGACATTCTGCAAGGTCACGCAAAAAAACAAATACGACTTAACGATATTGATGCCAAGCCCATGTCGTGGGAGACACTATTAACGGTCCGTCCTTCATTACAGCAAAATATTCGCAAACCTAAGGACTGGTATAATTACGACTACCCTTTTCTGTACGGCCAGCTTGACCCTGCTTTGTTCCCGACCCAGCACTGGCGCGAGTGCAGCCGAGATTCCATGAATGTACGGGCCATACGCACCTGGTCAGTGGATCACTTTGATGAAGACGACCCGTTACTGATTGAACAGATCCGTACCCGACTGCTGCCAAGACGCGGAGTGTGGGCTAAACCGGAAGAAATCCTAATTACGGTTGGCACCCAGCAAGCACTGTGGATGGTGGCTCAGCTATTACTCAAACCTGGCCGGCGCTTTGCTATGGAAAATCCCGGCTACGTAGACATGTATAATATTGCGAGCCTGTTGACCGAAGATATCCAATTGCAGCCAGTAGATGACCAAGGAATGCAGATTGATGACTCTTTGTCTGAGTGCCAACTGGTTTATGTCACACCGAGTCACCAAAGCCCGACTACCGTCACCATGCCGCTAGAGCGACGCAGGCAGCTATTGGATCTAGCAGAAAAAGATAACTTTCTGATCATTGAAGACGACTACAACAGCGAAATAAACTACGAGAGTAATCCTACCCCGGCGCTTAAAAGCCTAGACCGCCATGAGCGAGTTATTTACGTGGGTAGTCTGTCAAAGACACTCGCACCTGGGCTGCGTCTAGGATATATGGTGGCGCATCCGAAATTGATCCGAGAAGTGCGTGCGATACGGCGTCTGATGCTGCGTCATCCGCCCACTAACAATCAGCACACGCTGGCATTGTTTATTGAACGCGGCTATCACGATGTCTTGTTGCGCCAGATCCACCGCGCACTTAAACAACGCTGGGAGTGCATGAGCAAGGCTTTGCAAACCCATCTGCCCCAGTTCAGTACCCACTCTAATATCGGGGGGACTAGCTTCTGGCTGAAAGCGCCAGCAGGTCTGGATTTTCGTAAGCTACAAGCGTTAGCCCGAAAACAGAGCATTTTGATTGAGTGTGGCGATATTCATCACTTTGATAAGTCATGCAGTGCGCATTTACGACTCGGTTTTTCCGCCATACAGGCAGAAAAAATCGAGCCAGGCTTAGAACGCTTGGCTCGATTGGTACCGCTGGCGATGCGCGAACGCTAA